The Sesamum indicum cultivar Zhongzhi No. 13 linkage group LG6, S_indicum_v1.0, whole genome shotgun sequence genome has a segment encoding these proteins:
- the LOC105164133 gene encoding acyltransferase-like protein At1g54570, chloroplastic, giving the protein MASAIKTLGLSPPPSYFGLSSEKRVHSRCQIRCLGSRDSSSTAALSSDSVKVNGAVNGVKEERKRAVLDSGNGQVSSGVQRQEVDFEQEKLEPLWDDGYGSETVKDYLDYAKDIIKPDGGPPRWFTPISCGPYLRNSPVLLFLPGMDGLGLGLILHHKSLGKVFDVRCMHIPVQDRTPFEELVEWVEETVRAEHSSSPNKPIYLVGDSLGGCLALAVAARNPKIDLVVILANPATSFGRSQLQPLLPLLEALPDELHTTVPYLLSFVMGDPMKMAAVDINGMLPPSQYFEQLAANLTSLLPRLSGLADIIPKETLLWKLKLLKTAAAYTNSRLHAVKAEVLILASGKDNMLPSGDEARRLRRTLQNCKVRYFKDNGHTILLEDSVNLLTIIKGTNTYRRTRNHDYVMDFVPLSMSEFEQAVEGNGWFRNYAGPAMFSTMEDGKIVRGLSGVPEEGPVLLVGYHMLMGLELSPLVEEFLRVKNVMVRGIAHPTLFSHLVESENQEFSLPDYLRLYGAVPVSASNLFKLFKKKSHVLLYPGGAREALHRKGEEYKLFWPDQPEFVRMAARFGATIVPFGVIGEDDLAELILDYDDIMKIPVWGDRVRSDNKKYEAFNVRAGMSGEVANQALYLPGLLPKIPGRLYYLFGKPIQTKGREEMLKDREEARKVYLQIKSGVETNMSYLLQKRKEDPYRGILDRTVYRAFHAPMDQVPSFEP; this is encoded by the exons ATGGCTTCAGCTATCAAGACTCTTGGGCTATCACCGCCGCCCTCTTATTTTGGTTTGAGTTCAGAGAAAAGGGTGCATTCTAGATGTCAGATTAGGTGTTTGGGTAGCAGGGATTCGAGTTCTACTGCTGCTTTGTCTTCTGATTCTGTGAAAGTAAATGGGGCTGTGAATGGAGTGAAGGAGGAGAGGAAAAGGGCTGTTCTTGATTCAGGAAATGGGCAGGTGAGCTCAGGTGTTCAGAGACAAGAAGTGGATTTTGAGCAGGAAAAGTTGGAACCTTTGTGGGATGATGGATATGGGAGTGAAACTGTTAAAGATTATCTTGATTATGCTAAGGATATAATAAAGCCGGACGGCGGGCCGCCCCGGTGGTTCACTCCAATCTCATGTGGCCCTTATTTGAGAAATTCACctgttcttcttttcttgccgg GAATGGATGGTCTTGGACTTGGCCTTATTCTGCACCATAAGTCTCTTGGAAA GGTGTTTGATGTGCGGTGCATGCATATCCCGGTGCAGGATCGAACACCATTTGAAG AGTTAGTAGAATGGGTCGAAGAAACTGTGAGGGCTGAGCACTCTTCGTCCCCAAATAAACCCATTTATCTAGTCGGAGATTCACTCGGTGGATGTTTGGCACTTGCAGTTGCAGCTCGTAATCCCAAAATTGACCTTGTAGTCATATTAGCCAATCCAG CAACTTCATTTGGCAGGTCGCAACTGCAGCCTTTGCTGCCTTTATTGGAGGCGTTGCCCGATGAACTTCATACCACAGTTCCTTATCTCCTAAGCTTCGTTATGG GTGATCCGATGAAGATGGCTGCAGTAGACATTAACGGAATGCTGCCTCCTTCGCAATATTTTGAACAGTTAGCTGCCAACCTTACTTCTCTATTGCCTCGTCTTTCT GGCTTGGCTGATATCATACCCAAAGAAACCCTGCTTTGGAAATTGAAGCTGCTCAAAACTGCTGCTGCTTACACTAATTCTCGTCTGCATGCCGTTAAAGCTGAAGTACTCATCCTCGCTAG TGGCAAGGACAACATGCTTCCCAGTGGAGACGAGGCTCGGAGGCTTAGGAGAACGTTACAGAATTGCAAAGTGCGCTACTTCAAAGACAACGGCCATACAATATTATTG GAGGATAGCGTTAATCTGTTGACTATTATTAAAGGTACTAACACCTACCGCCGTACAAGAAACCATGATTACGTCATGGACTTTGTACCTCTTAGTATGTCTGAGTTTGAGCAAGCAGTCGAGGGAAATGG ATGGTTCCGCAACTATGCTGGTCCAGCTATGTTTTCGACTATGGAAGACGGTAAGATAGTGAGGGGCCTATCAGGTGTGCCAGAAGAAGGTCCCGTCTTGCTAGTCGGCTACCACATGCTTATGGGCTTAGAACTCAGTCCATTAGTTGAAGAATTTTTGAGGGTGAAGAATGTTATGGTCCGTGGTATAGCACACCCGACTTTGTTTTCACATCTTGTTGAAAGTGAAAACCAGGAATTTTCTTTGCCCGACTATCTTAGGTTGTATGGCGCGGTGCCCGTAAGCGCGAGTAACCTTTTCAAGCtgttcaagaaaaaatctCATGTGCTGCTTTATCCCGGTGGCGCTCGTGAGGCTTTGCACAGGAAG GGTGAAGAGTATAAGTTATTTTGGCCTGACCAGCCGGAGTTTGTCAGGATGGCTGCAAGATTTGGGGCGACAATTGTACCATTTGGAGTTATCGGAGAGGACGACCTAGCTGAG TTAATTCTAGACTACGACGACATCATGAAAATCCCTGTTTGGGGCGACCGGGTAAGAAGCGACAACAAGAAATATGAAGCGTTTAATGTCAG GGCTGGAATGAGCGGTGAGGTTGCCAACCAGGCTTTATATCTTCCGGGACTTCTTCCAAAGATTCCTGGCCGTTTATACTACCTGTTTGGGAAGCCGATTCAGACAAAGGGACGAGAAGAGATGTTGAAGGACAGAGAAGAAGCAAGAAAAGTCTACTTGCAGATAAAGTCTGGCGTCGAGACAAATATGTCGTACCTGCTTCAGAAGAGAAAGGAAGATCCTTACAGAGGTATTCTTGATAGGACAGTATATCGAGCTTTCCATGCTCCAATGGACCAGGTTCCGAGTTTTGAACCATAA
- the LOC105164134 gene encoding replication factor C subunit 2 produces MYRPTKVADIVGNEDAVGRLQVIARDGNMPNLILAGPPGTGKTTSILALAHELLGPNYREAVLELNASDDRGIDVVRNKIKMFAQKKVTLPPGRHKIIILDEADSMTSGAQQALRRTMEIYSNSTRFGLACNTSSKIIEPIQSRCALVRFTRLSDQEILGRLMVVVAAEKVPYVPEGLEAIIFTADGDMRQALNNLQATNSGFGFVNQENVFKVCDQPHPLHVKNMVRQILEGKFDDACAGLKQLYDMGYSPTDIITTFFRIIKNYDMPEYLKLEFMKETGFAHMRICDGVGSYLQMCGLLAKLAMVRETAKAA; encoded by the exons ATGTATCGGCCTACCAAGGTGGCGGATATTGTGGGAAACGAGGACGCCGTCGGCAGGCTCCAAGTCATTGCCCGGGATGGCAACATGCCCAACCTCATTTTAGCG GGTCCTCCTGGAACTGGTAAGACTACTAGTATATTGGCGTTAGCTCATGAACTTCTAGGACCAAATTATAGGGAGGCTGTCTTAGAGCTAAATGCATCAGATGACCG GGGGATTGATGTTgtcagaaacaaaataaagatgtTTGCTCAGAAGAAAGTCACATTGCCACCTGGAAGgcacaaaataataattctggATGAAGCTGACAG TATGACGTCTGGAGCGCAACAAGCCTTGAGGAGAACTATGGAAATATATTCGAATTCCACACGTTTTGGGCTCGCTTGTAACACATCTTCAAAGATTATTGAGCCTATTCAAAGTAGATGCGCGCTTGTCCGGTTTACTAGATTATCTGATCAAGAGATCCTTGGACGTCTCATGGTGGTGGTTGCAGCAGAAAAG GTACCTTATGTTCCGGAAGGTCTTGAAGCAATTATTTTCACCGCTGATGGTGATATGCGGCAGGCATTGAACAACTTGCAAGCGACAAACAGTGGGTTCGGTTTTGtcaatcaagaaaatgttTTCAAG GTTTGTGATCAGCCCCATCCCTTGCATGTGAAGAACATGGTACGGCAAATACTTGAGGGGAAATTTGATGATGCATGTGCTGGGCTGAAGCAGCTTTATGATATGGGCTATTCTCCTACGGATATAATCACTACCTTTTTCCGTATTATAAAGAACTATGATATGCCTGAGTATCTAAAGTTGGAATTCATGAAG GAAACTGGATTCGCCCACATGAGGATTTGTGATGGAGTCGGTTCTTATCTCCAGATGTGTGGTTTGCTGGCCAAACTTGCAATGGTACGAGAAACAGCCAAAGCAGCTTAG
- the LOC105164136 gene encoding 60S ribosomal protein L24-like — MGLKTLGEKFQQGYCVVSLETAVYIRRGFRVSSTAEKKKEAATSDRFTTMVLKTELCRFSGAKIYPGKGIRFIRSDSQVFLFANSKCKRYFHNRLRPAKLTWTAMYRKQHKKDIAAEAVKKRRRTTKKPYSRSIVGATLEVIQKRRAEKPEVRDAAREAALREIKERIKKTKDEKKAKKAETMSKQKTSKGSQPKGAMPKGPKIGGGGGKR, encoded by the exons ATGGGCTTGAAAACCCTGGGAGAAAAGTTCCAACAAGGGTACTGCGTCGTTTCACTTGAGACAGCAGTATATATTCGCCGGGGCTTTAGGGTTTCGTCTACAgcagagaagaagaaggaagcGGCGACCTCAGACAGATTCACAACCATGGTTCTCAA AACAGAGCTGTGCCGTTTTAGTGGTGCCAAGATATACCCTGGAAAGGGCATCAGGTTTATTCGCTCAGATTCCCAG GTTTTCCTCTTTGCTAACTCAAAATGCAAGAGGTATTTCCACAACCGCCTGAGGCCTGCAAAGCTTACTTGGACTGCTATGTACCGGAAACAACATAAGAAG GATATTGCTGCTGAAGCTGTGAAGAAGAGGCGCAGAACCACCAAGAAGCCATACTCAAGGTCCATTGTTGGTGCCACTTTGGAAGTTATTCAGAAGAGAAGAGCTGAGAAGCCCGAAGTCCGTGACGCAGCACGTGAAGCTGCCTTACG TGAAATCAAGGAGAGAATCAAGAAAACCAAGGATGAGAAGAAAGCTAAGAAGGCAGAGACGATGTCCAAGCAGAAGACTAGCAAGGGTAGTCAACCCAAGGGTGCTATGCCTAAGGGTCCGAAGATTGGAGGTGGTGGCGGCAAGCGttaa